The Burkholderia sp. NRF60-BP8 genomic sequence CGGGCGGCGTGAACATGCAGCTGTACTGGCACACGCAGGCGCCGCATTACGACGCGCTGCAGATCATCCCCGAAAACCGCGTGTACGTCTCGCCGCAAAGCGTGCGCAAGTTCGTGCACGACTTCGTCAAGTTCTCGAAAGGCAAGGTGGTGTCCGACGACCCGAAGGCGCCGGGCATCGAGATCGGCCGGCCGGACGATACCTACCGCCGCATTCGCGTCGAATCGGGCTTCGGCAAGATGACCGTGCTGGTGACGGACGGCCATCTGCCTTACCCGTTCGGCCGCGAGATGACCGGCTACGAAGTGTCCGATCTCACCGCGACGCTGAAGCAGGCGCAGGCCGCAGGCGTGACCGTGCTCGTGCCGCCGTTCGAGTCGGGCGGCCGCGATGCGGCGCTCGTGCAGTTCCCGGGCGGCTACGTCGCCGAAATCCACGCGAGCGCGGCGCGATGAAGCACGAGGACACGATCCTTGCCGCAGTGGCCGGCTTCGTCGACACGCTGAGCTTCGTCGCGCTGTTCGGGCTGTTCACCGCGCACGTGACCGGCAACTTCGTGCTGATCGGTGCGGGCATCGCGGGCTTCGGCCAGGGCGTCGTTCTGAAGCTCAGCGTGTTTCCGGCGTTCGTGTGCGGCGTGATCGCGGCGAGCCTGATCGCGCGGTCGATGTCCGCGCGGCCGGCATGGCAGGGCACGCGCGTGCTGCATGCGGTGCAGGCCGTGCTGCTGCTCGGCTTCTGCGCGGCCGGCGTGTGGGCGACGCCCGTCACGCAGCCCGACAGCGTCGCCGCGCTGGTGGCCGGCATCGTGGGCACGTTCGCGATGGGCGTGCAGAACGCGCATCCGCGCGTGATCGCCCGCGCGGGCGGCGTGCCGAATACGGTGATGACCGGCAACGTCACGCAGGCGATCCTGGATGCCGTCGACATGCTGTCGCCCGGCACGGCGGACAGCGTGCGCGCCACCGCGCGCGCACGCTTCGCGAAGATGCTGCCGGCGATCGTCGCGTTCGCGCTCGGCGCGGCGGGCGGTGCGCTCGGGTTCCGCTACGTCGGATTCCTGGCGCTGCTGGTTCCCGTCGGCGCGCTCGCGACGCTTGCGCTGCGCGCGGCGCAAGCGGCCGATGCAACCCCGCAGGCGC encodes the following:
- a CDS encoding YoaK family protein, with translation MKHEDTILAAVAGFVDTLSFVALFGLFTAHVTGNFVLIGAGIAGFGQGVVLKLSVFPAFVCGVIAASLIARSMSARPAWQGTRVLHAVQAVLLLGFCAAGVWATPVTQPDSVAALVAGIVGTFAMGVQNAHPRVIARAGGVPNTVMTGNVTQAILDAVDMLSPGTADSVRATARARFAKMLPAIVAFALGAAGGALGFRYVGFLALLVPVGALATLALRAAQAADATPQARA